A genomic window from Massilia sp. METH4 includes:
- a CDS encoding DUF4224 domain-containing protein, which translates to MHEILSDAELFELTRYRRPAEQLRELAKLGVPARRMRDNTVRVLRMHLVAPAAPSPTIRPKLKL; encoded by the coding sequence ATGCACGAGATTCTATCTGACGCCGAGCTTTTTGAGCTTACCCGCTACCGGCGCCCTGCCGAGCAACTGCGCGAGCTGGCCAAGCTGGGCGTGCCGGCGCGCCGCATGCGCGACAACACCGTGCGCGTGCTGCGCATGCACCTGGTTGCGCCGGCAGCGCCCTCCCCTACGATCCGACCGAAGCTGAAACTGTAA
- a CDS encoding Gp49 family protein: MTTTHHERNPMTDHQTAQQVDPERVSELVASLTYETARVPNTSSTIATARLPNGFVVAIGHSSCVSPAAYHAETQRKLAIGAAAGKARDALFEFEAYRLAHDLANGVANP, encoded by the coding sequence ATGACCACCACCCACCACGAAAGGAACCCCATGACCGACCACCAGACCGCCCAGCAAGTAGACCCCGAGCGCGTCAGCGAGCTCGTCGCCAGCCTGACGTACGAGACCGCCCGCGTGCCGAACACCAGCAGCACGATCGCCACGGCCAGGCTGCCGAATGGCTTCGTGGTTGCGATCGGCCATTCCTCGTGCGTGAGCCCGGCCGCCTATCACGCCGAGACGCAGCGGAAGCTGGCCATCGGCGCCGCGGCCGGGAAGGCGCGCGACGCGCTGTTCGAGTTCGAGGCGTACCGCCTGGCGCACGACTTGGCGAACGGAGTGGCCAACCCATGA
- a CDS encoding phosphoadenosine phosphosulfate reductase family protein, with protein sequence MIDPFIITDRTAISLSGGRTSAYMLHRVLEANGGLPDDVIVMFANTGKEDEATLRFVRDIGQHWHVPITWVEYRADAPGYALVDFDMASRNGEPFEALIGKRQYLPNPVTRFCTVELKIRAMHKHLTALGWKADGEGWDQMVGIRADEPRRVAKIRARPSPETVHETMVMPLNSAGVTKADVGAFWRAQPFDLELPNHNGVTYEGNCDLCFLKGRNIVQTLIVKKPGRAIWWAAQEGRSLNSKESGARFRNDRPSYQTMLERADRQQELFPGADLDADETIDCLCGDDA encoded by the coding sequence GTGATCGACCCGTTCATCATCACCGATCGCACGGCGATCAGCCTTTCCGGCGGCCGCACGAGCGCCTACATGCTGCATCGCGTGTTGGAGGCGAATGGCGGCTTGCCGGACGACGTGATCGTCATGTTCGCCAACACAGGGAAAGAGGACGAGGCAACGTTGCGCTTTGTCCGCGATATCGGCCAGCACTGGCACGTTCCGATTACGTGGGTCGAATACCGGGCCGACGCGCCAGGCTACGCCCTGGTCGACTTCGATATGGCTAGCCGCAATGGCGAGCCATTCGAGGCCCTCATTGGCAAGCGGCAATACCTGCCGAACCCTGTAACGCGCTTCTGCACCGTCGAGCTGAAGATCCGCGCCATGCACAAGCACCTGACCGCACTGGGCTGGAAGGCTGACGGCGAAGGCTGGGACCAGATGGTCGGCATCCGTGCCGATGAGCCGCGCCGCGTGGCCAAGATCCGCGCCAGGCCGTCGCCAGAGACGGTACACGAAACGATGGTGATGCCCCTGAACAGTGCGGGCGTGACGAAAGCAGACGTCGGCGCCTTCTGGCGCGCGCAGCCGTTCGACCTAGAGCTGCCGAACCACAACGGCGTGACCTATGAGGGGAATTGCGACCTGTGCTTCCTGAAGGGCCGGAACATTGTCCAGACCCTAATCGTCAAGAAACCTGGCCGGGCTATCTGGTGGGCAGCCCAAGAGGGGCGCTCCCTGAATAGCAAGGAGAGCGGAGCGCGCTTTCGCAACGACAGGCCGAGCTACCAAACCATGCTTGAGCGCGCCGATCGGCAGCAGGAGCTGTTCCCAGGCGCCGATCTCGATGCGGACGAGACGATCGATTGCCTTTGTGGCGACGACGCATGA
- the prsT gene encoding XrtA/PEP-CTERM system TPR-repeat protein PrsT, whose protein sequence is MLLARSDVDGARAAYLKALALDPAYLFALDNLANLDIAEKKPDEARKRYEAALAKDKKNAALMTSLARLEARLGKQAEAVRWLEQASRENPDDKAAASQLAAYYLQVGDRKKALTLAQKLQASDTADPAALGLLAQAQALDGQDEAALESYERLAGLLPQSPSVQVRIASLHWAARRTDEALRAVRKALNIAPDSVEALLLQHALLIDKKAFRDAVTAAQSLQARHADWPLGFKLEGDTLMAQQKPADAAQRYERALQVAPSGPMAIALHQALTAAGRQQEAGAQLRQWLDKQPADVPTRTYYASTLAGEGNHKAASQQYEQILRKAPENPVMLNDYAWALLQLKDGRALQYAEKAHKLAPNSPAIADTLAAVLLDKGDAARALPLLKTATEQAPAAHDIRLRLARALLLAGDRKGARAQCERLMAATDFQRHDEVRALMAKL, encoded by the coding sequence GTGCTGCTGGCGCGCAGCGACGTCGACGGCGCGCGTGCCGCCTACCTGAAGGCGCTTGCGCTCGACCCGGCCTATCTGTTCGCGCTGGACAATCTTGCCAACCTCGACATCGCGGAGAAAAAGCCGGACGAGGCGCGCAAGCGCTATGAAGCCGCACTCGCGAAGGACAAGAAGAATGCCGCGCTGATGACCTCCCTCGCCCGGCTGGAAGCCCGCCTGGGCAAGCAGGCCGAAGCGGTGCGCTGGCTCGAACAGGCCAGCCGGGAAAATCCCGATGACAAGGCTGCCGCCAGCCAGCTGGCAGCCTACTATCTGCAGGTCGGCGACAGGAAAAAGGCCTTGACGCTGGCCCAGAAGCTGCAGGCCAGCGATACCGCCGACCCGGCGGCGCTGGGCCTGCTCGCTCAGGCCCAGGCCCTCGACGGGCAGGATGAAGCCGCGCTGGAAAGTTATGAGCGGCTGGCCGGCCTGCTTCCGCAATCGCCTTCCGTGCAGGTGCGGATCGCCAGCCTGCACTGGGCAGCCAGACGCACCGACGAAGCCCTGCGGGCGGTCCGCAAGGCACTCAACATCGCGCCCGACAGCGTGGAAGCCCTGCTGCTCCAGCATGCGCTGCTGATCGACAAGAAGGCTTTCCGCGACGCCGTGACCGCGGCACAATCCCTGCAAGCCCGGCATGCGGACTGGCCACTCGGCTTCAAGCTGGAAGGCGACACGTTGATGGCCCAGCAAAAACCGGCCGACGCCGCGCAACGCTACGAGCGCGCCCTCCAGGTCGCACCGTCGGGCCCGATGGCGATTGCGCTCCACCAGGCATTGACGGCGGCGGGCCGGCAGCAGGAAGCCGGTGCGCAACTGCGGCAGTGGCTCGACAAGCAGCCGGCCGACGTGCCAACGCGCACCTATTACGCCAGCACGCTCGCGGGAGAAGGCAACCACAAGGCCGCGAGCCAGCAATACGAGCAAATTCTGCGCAAGGCGCCGGAGAATCCCGTCATGCTCAACGACTATGCCTGGGCGCTGTTGCAACTGAAGGATGGACGGGCACTGCAATATGCGGAGAAGGCGCACAAGCTCGCGCCGAACAGCCCGGCCATCGCGGATACGCTCGCCGCCGTCCTGCTCGACAAAGGCGACGCGGCGCGGGCCTTGCCGCTACTGAAGACGGCGACGGAGCAGGCGCCGGCGGCACACGATATCCGCCTGCGGCTCGCACGGGCGCTGCTCCTCGCCGGGGATCGCAAGGGGGCCAGGGCCCAGTGCGAACGCTTGATGGCGGCCACCGACTTCCAGCGGCACGACGAGGTGCGCGCACTGATGGCGAAGCTGTAG
- a CDS encoding site-specific integrase: MNRKRKTNRGLPRRVYVNHGAYFFVPTEATIDPRNPKAGPKKWIKLCAVDDGEPAMLQALAAVLGNPVNAEGMMPWCCAEFKARMLGAYTPKTVTEYSRHLDVIADVFSEFHAAQVTTKDWADFLRAKYADKANTAQKMTALAAKLFRFIIGDLGLRQDNPIDQLDMSKYRTKVRTVLASHDQVAAIREAALVSENGKRTPNGAMFVCIIDMAYLCWQRAQDIRLLQESQVRPGPDGLVGGKVAFKPSKTMKTSGLSVEISITPAIAAVIERARAEKRRRGVVSSYVFAATGHGNAGKPYAAFSLVQMWLRAREKAIATAAAAGQDFGPLIQFRDLRALGATDAAADGEERAEIQKRLAHTSEKTTRIYIKRVVPTASALDARLPWGEPTTEDRC, from the coding sequence ATGAACCGGAAACGCAAGACGAACCGCGGCCTGCCGCGCCGCGTGTACGTGAACCATGGCGCCTACTTCTTCGTGCCCACCGAGGCGACGATCGACCCGCGCAACCCGAAGGCCGGGCCGAAGAAGTGGATCAAGCTGTGCGCCGTCGATGACGGCGAGCCCGCAATGCTCCAGGCCCTGGCTGCAGTGCTGGGCAACCCGGTGAACGCCGAAGGCATGATGCCGTGGTGCTGTGCCGAGTTCAAGGCGCGAATGCTGGGCGCCTACACGCCGAAGACGGTCACCGAGTACAGCCGCCACCTTGACGTAATCGCCGACGTGTTCTCGGAATTCCACGCCGCCCAGGTCACGACGAAGGATTGGGCGGACTTCCTTCGGGCGAAGTATGCCGACAAGGCGAACACCGCGCAGAAGATGACCGCGCTCGCCGCCAAACTGTTCCGCTTCATCATCGGCGACTTGGGGCTGCGTCAGGACAATCCGATCGATCAGCTCGATATGTCGAAGTACCGCACCAAGGTGCGCACCGTGCTGGCGAGCCACGACCAGGTGGCGGCGATCCGCGAAGCGGCGCTCGTGAGCGAGAACGGGAAACGCACGCCGAACGGCGCCATGTTCGTGTGCATCATCGACATGGCCTACCTGTGCTGGCAACGTGCGCAGGATATCCGGCTGCTGCAGGAATCGCAGGTTCGGCCCGGTCCGGACGGTCTGGTCGGCGGCAAGGTGGCGTTCAAGCCCAGCAAGACCATGAAGACCAGTGGCCTTTCGGTCGAGATTTCCATCACGCCAGCCATCGCCGCCGTGATCGAGCGTGCACGCGCAGAGAAGCGGCGCCGCGGCGTTGTGAGCAGCTACGTGTTCGCGGCCACTGGCCACGGGAATGCCGGTAAGCCGTATGCGGCGTTCAGCCTGGTGCAGATGTGGCTCCGGGCGCGCGAGAAGGCTATTGCAACGGCAGCGGCGGCTGGCCAGGACTTCGGCCCGCTCATCCAGTTCCGCGACCTCCGCGCGCTGGGCGCCACCGATGCGGCAGCCGACGGCGAGGAGCGCGCGGAGATTCAAAAGCGGCTTGCCCACACTTCCGAGAAGACCACCCGGATCTACATCAAGCGCGTGGTGCCGACCGCTTCCGCACTGGACGCGCGGCTGCCATGGGGCGAGCCGACAACTGAAGATAGATGCTGA
- a CDS encoding helix-turn-helix transcriptional regulator produces the protein MSIGSRIREARRAAKLTQKELAQKVGMAQASLSELETGESQGTTMVASFASALGVNALWLETGKGAMLLTEGIEERPPAPPSQATGLGDLMSEKIATQIAQAEDGVWQKISEIVETYRSASPTDRERIDFVIREIRSGLMHKPKSRTR, from the coding sequence ATGTCTATAGGATCAAGAATTAGGGAAGCGCGCCGAGCGGCGAAGCTGACCCAGAAGGAGCTTGCTCAAAAAGTGGGGATGGCCCAGGCATCCCTGTCGGAACTTGAAACTGGCGAGTCGCAGGGTACGACTATGGTGGCGTCGTTTGCGTCTGCGCTGGGCGTCAACGCGCTGTGGCTGGAGACCGGCAAGGGCGCGATGCTCCTAACTGAGGGTATTGAGGAGCGCCCGCCAGCCCCGCCCTCGCAGGCGACTGGCCTGGGCGACCTTATGTCGGAGAAGATTGCGACTCAGATAGCCCAAGCGGAGGATGGCGTCTGGCAGAAAATATCTGAGATTGTCGAAACGTATCGATCAGCCAGCCCCACCGACCGAGAGCGGATCGACTTTGTGATTCGAGAGATCCGGAGCGGCCTGATGCACAAGCCGAAGTCGCGGACGCGATGA
- a CDS encoding helix-turn-helix transcriptional regulator, with protein MDIKYTLSELQRAGLTQSQIGDAIGVKQPTVSDMAAGKAGTKRPSFQVITGLTRLAKKHRVQTEPPG; from the coding sequence ATGGACATCAAATACACCCTTTCCGAGCTCCAGCGAGCTGGGCTCACCCAGTCCCAAATTGGTGACGCGATTGGCGTGAAGCAGCCGACCGTCAGCGATATGGCCGCCGGCAAAGCCGGAACCAAGCGCCCCTCATTCCAAGTGATCACCGGCCTTACACGCCTTGCAAAAAAGCACCGCGTGCAAACGGAACCACCCGGCTAA
- a CDS encoding recombinase RecT translates to MNQVATSPAKTLSTFLDRYKGQIANALPKHISADRMVRLTMTAFSQNKALQNCDLHSIFGSVVVAAQLGLEIGVGGQGYLVPYGGKATFVPGWQGLVDLVSRAGRATVWTGAVYRGDDFDWALGDRPFIKHRPGDGGDTWRDISHVYAVGRVNGSEYPVIEVWTMDRVVRHLNKFNKVGARHYALEKDGQNMEMYARKVVLLQVLKYMPKSIEVQRAVDVAQAVDAGKNFTIDQDMVTIDERDDEQAGAGTDEAAASSSAGTASQARPELPLCTPEKFDASKAGWREQVISGKKTVAQLVAMIETRQRLTEEQKLTIDSWAHEND, encoded by the coding sequence ATGAATCAAGTCGCCACCAGCCCAGCCAAGACGCTGAGCACCTTCCTGGACCGCTACAAGGGCCAGATCGCCAATGCCTTGCCGAAGCACATCAGCGCCGACCGCATGGTGCGCCTGACGATGACGGCGTTCAGCCAGAACAAGGCGCTGCAAAACTGCGACCTGCACAGCATCTTCGGCTCCGTCGTCGTGGCCGCCCAGTTGGGTTTGGAAATCGGAGTCGGCGGCCAGGGCTACCTCGTGCCGTACGGCGGGAAGGCGACGTTCGTGCCGGGCTGGCAAGGTCTGGTCGATCTGGTGTCACGCGCCGGCCGCGCCACCGTGTGGACCGGCGCCGTCTACCGAGGCGATGACTTCGATTGGGCGCTGGGCGACCGCCCGTTTATCAAACACCGCCCAGGCGACGGCGGCGACACCTGGCGCGATATCTCCCACGTGTACGCCGTGGGCCGCGTCAACGGCAGCGAATACCCGGTGATCGAAGTGTGGACGATGGATCGCGTGGTACGCCACCTGAACAAATTCAACAAGGTCGGGGCCCGGCATTACGCCCTGGAGAAGGACGGCCAGAACATGGAAATGTACGCACGCAAGGTCGTGCTGCTCCAAGTGTTGAAGTACATGCCGAAATCGATCGAGGTGCAGCGCGCCGTTGACGTGGCCCAGGCAGTGGACGCCGGCAAGAACTTCACCATCGACCAGGACATGGTGACGATCGACGAACGCGACGACGAGCAAGCCGGTGCCGGCACGGACGAAGCGGCCGCCAGCAGCAGCGCCGGCACGGCGTCGCAGGCCCGGCCGGAGCTGCCGCTGTGCACGCCCGAGAAGTTCGACGCCAGCAAGGCGGGCTGGCGCGAGCAGGTCATCAGCGGCAAGAAGACCGTCGCCCAACTGGTGGCCATGATCGAAACCCGCCAACGGCTCACCGAAGAACAGAAGCTCACGATCGATTCGTGGGCGCACGAGAACGACTGA
- a CDS encoding YqaJ viral recombinase family protein, with translation MQIHDLVQGSPEWAAFRQEHFGASEAAAMLGLSTRVTRNELLHMKHTGTAQEFSNWVQENILDHGHEVEALARPLVEDMIGEELYPVTCSDGRLSASCDGLTMGENIAFEHKQWNEALATSISEGFLPDEYMPQCQQIMMVTGADRVVFVCSDGTPDRFESMDVRPDVEWQERIRAGWEQFAADLAVYVPREYAPKPAAAAIMALPALVIQIRGEVATSNLPAFQAQAEQFIASIKTDLLTDEDFANAEATVKFCEQAEDDLEQAKRAALEQTADIAELMRTIDHISEQLRSKRLTLARTVKDKKELIKATILAQAKSAFQQHVAALEREIAPLRLAFQARDFAGAMKNKRTLATLQNAVDTELANGKIAVDAIAAAVRGRLAWFREQAAEHEFLFADLQNIIQKVDEDFKLLVASRIDNHNRIQAEAAERARQDQEAAKVREAAAEQARQEAAARTQQEAPAPQVQPTEAAVATPPVASPAPTPRPAPAAASGTPPALRLGQIGTRLGFNLTADFLRTLGFEPAGRDKAAVLYHDADFPAICAALIDHIDHVRQGQPA, from the coding sequence ATGCAAATCCATGACCTCGTTCAGGGCAGTCCCGAGTGGGCCGCCTTCCGCCAGGAACACTTCGGCGCCAGTGAGGCGGCGGCCATGCTGGGCCTGTCCACCCGCGTGACGCGCAACGAGCTGCTGCACATGAAGCATACCGGCACCGCCCAGGAGTTCAGCAACTGGGTGCAGGAGAACATCCTCGACCACGGCCACGAAGTGGAAGCCCTGGCCCGGCCGCTGGTCGAAGACATGATCGGCGAAGAGCTGTACCCGGTCACGTGCTCCGATGGCCGCCTGTCCGCCTCGTGCGACGGCCTGACCATGGGTGAGAACATCGCCTTCGAGCACAAGCAATGGAACGAGGCGCTGGCCACGTCGATCAGCGAAGGCTTCCTGCCGGATGAATACATGCCGCAGTGCCAGCAGATCATGATGGTGACCGGCGCCGACCGCGTGGTGTTCGTCTGCTCGGACGGTACGCCCGACCGCTTCGAATCCATGGATGTGCGGCCCGACGTGGAATGGCAAGAGCGCATCCGCGCTGGCTGGGAGCAGTTCGCCGCCGACCTGGCCGTGTACGTGCCGCGCGAATACGCGCCGAAGCCCGCAGCGGCAGCAATCATGGCCCTGCCCGCCCTGGTGATCCAGATCCGCGGCGAGGTGGCCACCAGCAACCTGCCGGCATTCCAGGCGCAGGCCGAGCAGTTCATCGCCAGCATCAAGACCGATCTGCTGACGGACGAGGATTTCGCCAACGCGGAAGCCACGGTGAAATTCTGCGAGCAGGCGGAAGACGACCTGGAGCAGGCGAAGCGCGCCGCGCTGGAGCAGACCGCCGACATCGCCGAGCTGATGCGCACGATCGACCACATCAGCGAGCAATTGCGCTCGAAGCGCCTGACGCTGGCCCGCACCGTGAAGGACAAAAAGGAACTGATCAAGGCCACGATCCTGGCTCAGGCGAAGAGCGCCTTCCAGCAGCACGTGGCCGCGCTCGAGCGTGAAATCGCCCCGCTTCGACTGGCCTTCCAAGCCCGCGACTTTGCCGGCGCCATGAAGAACAAGCGCACGCTGGCCACGCTGCAGAACGCCGTCGACACCGAGCTTGCGAACGGCAAGATCGCCGTCGACGCGATCGCCGCCGCCGTGCGCGGCCGGCTGGCCTGGTTCCGCGAACAAGCTGCCGAACACGAGTTCCTGTTCGCCGATCTGCAAAACATCATCCAGAAGGTAGACGAGGATTTCAAGCTGCTGGTGGCCTCGCGCATCGACAACCACAATCGAATCCAGGCCGAGGCGGCCGAGCGTGCGCGCCAGGACCAGGAGGCAGCGAAGGTGCGCGAAGCTGCCGCCGAGCAGGCACGGCAGGAAGCGGCGGCCCGCACGCAGCAGGAAGCACCGGCACCCCAGGTGCAGCCGACCGAGGCGGCGGTCGCGACGCCGCCGGTGGCATCCCCTGCCCCGACCCCGCGCCCAGCGCCGGCCGCAGCGAGCGGCACGCCGCCCGCCCTGCGCCTGGGCCAGATCGGTACGCGCCTGGGCTTCAACCTGACGGCCGACTTCCTGCGCACGCTGGGCTTCGAGCCGGCGGGCCGCGACAAGGCCGCCGTGCTGTATCACGACGCCGACTTCCCGGCGATATGTGCCGCGCTGATCGACCACATCGACCACGTGCGCCAGGGGCAACCAGCATGA
- a CDS encoding recombination protein NinB, which yields MMKRTFILAHEQARQRAAQFCTAAPEGWVVTVSEPTRNLDQNAKFHAIVSDIAKSGLKWGGKPRTAAQWKVLLVSGHAAATNEGSEMVPGLEGEFVNLRESTALMSKKRSASLIEYALAFAAMHEVRLSAEARTALEPA from the coding sequence ATGATGAAACGAACCTTCATCCTCGCCCACGAGCAGGCCCGCCAGCGCGCCGCGCAGTTCTGCACGGCTGCGCCGGAAGGCTGGGTTGTCACAGTTTCCGAGCCCACCCGCAACCTCGACCAGAACGCCAAGTTCCACGCGATCGTCAGCGATATCGCCAAGTCCGGGCTGAAGTGGGGCGGCAAGCCGCGCACCGCGGCGCAATGGAAAGTGCTGCTGGTATCTGGGCACGCTGCGGCGACGAACGAAGGCAGCGAAATGGTGCCTGGCCTGGAGGGCGAGTTCGTGAACCTGCGCGAGAGCACCGCTCTAATGTCGAAGAAGCGCAGCGCGAGCCTGATCGAGTACGCGCTGGCCTTCGCGGCGATGCACGAGGTGCGGCTGTCAGCGGAAGCCCGCACTGCCCTGGAGCCGGCATAG
- a CDS encoding DNA cytosine methyltransferase, whose translation MKRDLFTMALDLGNELIIDNFAGGGGTSTGLEAAFGRPVDFAINHDPEALAMHAMNHPHTKHLCESVWDVDPIEVTKNQPVGLVWLSPDCKHFSKAKGGKPVEKRIRGLAWVALRWAAKCKPRVIMLENVEEFQTWGPLLVSADGTAKPDPARRGKTFKSFVRQLEGHGYTVDYRELRACDFGTPTIRKRFFLVGRRDGLPIRWPTPTHGAPDTAGVKAGKLLPYRTAAECIDWSLPCPSIFERTRELAPATMRRIAKGIMRYVVDADRPFIVPVTHQGSDRIESIDEPLRTVTGAQRGEKALASATLVQVGYGERAGQAPRALDIGSPVGTIVGSGKHALVTAFLNEHANATNQRVMPADEPLRTICAQVKGGHFSLVSAVLTGVGGRAGQSRPRSSGEPFATITAKADGAVATAFLAKHYTGVVGSDLVDPIGTVTSCDHHSLVVAHVQRDMGKSVGHAAAAPLATVTAGGGGKSAVVASTLVKLRGTSSTAAVDEPLHTVSAGGQHHAEVRAFLLKYYGTDQDPQLAEPLHTVTTKDRYGLVTIQGQDYQIVDIGLRMLAPHELYRAQGFPEHYVIKEIPDPARLFADGVQVDGDVLALPRVPLTKSAQVRMCGNSVCPPLSEALIRANFAHEQQLTGVAA comes from the coding sequence TTGAAGCGCGACCTTTTCACAATGGCACTCGACCTGGGTAACGAGCTGATCATCGACAACTTCGCCGGCGGCGGCGGCACGAGCACAGGCCTGGAAGCTGCATTCGGCCGCCCGGTAGACTTCGCGATCAACCATGACCCCGAAGCGCTGGCGATGCATGCCATGAACCACCCGCACACGAAACACCTGTGCGAGAGCGTGTGGGACGTGGACCCAATCGAGGTCACGAAGAACCAACCGGTGGGCCTGGTCTGGCTATCGCCCGACTGCAAACATTTCAGCAAAGCGAAGGGCGGCAAGCCCGTAGAGAAGCGCATCCGGGGCTTGGCCTGGGTCGCGCTGCGTTGGGCGGCAAAGTGCAAGCCGCGCGTAATCATGCTGGAGAATGTCGAGGAGTTCCAAACATGGGGCCCGCTGCTGGTCAGCGCTGACGGCACGGCAAAGCCGGACCCAGCGCGCCGCGGCAAGACGTTCAAGAGCTTCGTTCGCCAGCTGGAAGGCCACGGCTACACCGTCGACTATCGCGAGCTGCGTGCCTGCGACTTCGGAACGCCGACGATTCGCAAGCGCTTCTTCCTGGTAGGGCGCCGCGACGGCCTGCCGATCCGCTGGCCGACACCGACGCACGGCGCCCCGGACACGGCGGGCGTGAAGGCCGGGAAGCTGCTGCCGTACCGCACGGCCGCCGAATGCATCGACTGGTCCCTCCCCTGCCCCAGCATATTCGAACGCACCCGAGAGCTTGCACCGGCAACGATGCGGCGCATTGCCAAGGGCATCATGCGCTACGTAGTCGACGCGGACCGGCCATTCATCGTGCCCGTCACGCACCAGGGCTCCGACCGAATTGAATCGATCGATGAGCCGCTGCGCACGGTGACTGGCGCCCAGCGCGGCGAGAAGGCGCTCGCATCGGCCACCCTCGTGCAGGTCGGCTACGGCGAGCGCGCTGGCCAGGCGCCGCGCGCCCTGGACATCGGCTCGCCGGTCGGGACAATCGTCGGCTCTGGCAAGCATGCGCTCGTGACAGCGTTCCTGAATGAGCACGCCAACGCAACGAACCAGCGCGTCATGCCGGCGGACGAGCCGCTGCGCACGATCTGCGCCCAGGTGAAGGGTGGGCACTTCAGTCTGGTCTCTGCAGTGCTGACCGGCGTCGGTGGCCGAGCCGGACAGAGCCGGCCGCGCAGCTCGGGCGAGCCATTCGCCACGATCACGGCAAAGGCCGACGGGGCCGTGGCCACGGCCTTCCTCGCGAAGCACTACACCGGCGTCGTCGGTTCCGATTTGGTGGACCCGATCGGCACGGTGACAAGCTGCGACCACCACAGCTTGGTGGTCGCCCACGTGCAGCGCGACATGGGCAAGAGCGTTGGCCACGCCGCCGCCGCGCCGCTCGCCACGGTGACTGCTGGCGGCGGTGGCAAGTCGGCAGTGGTTGCAAGCACACTGGTGAAGCTGCGCGGCACCAGCAGCACCGCCGCGGTTGACGAGCCGCTGCACACCGTCAGCGCCGGCGGCCAGCACCACGCGGAAGTGCGGGCGTTCCTGCTCAAGTACTACGGGACCGATCAGGATCCGCAATTGGCCGAGCCGCTGCACACGGTGACGACGAAGGATCGTTACGGTCTGGTCACCATTCAGGGCCAGGACTACCAGATCGTGGACATCGGCTTGCGCATGCTCGCGCCCCACGAGCTGTACCGCGCGCAGGGCTTCCCGGAGCACTACGTGATCAAGGAAATCCCTGACCCGGCGCGGCTGTTCGCCGATGGTGTTCAGGTGGACGGCGACGTGCTCGCGCTGCCAAGGGTGCCGCTGACAAAGTCAGCCCAAGTGCGCATGTGCGGCAACAGCGTGTGCCCGCCGCTGTCTGAAGCGCTGATCCGCGCAAACTTCGCACACGAGCAGCAGCTCACGGGCGTGGCGGCATGA
- a CDS encoding ATP-binding protein, with product MEHIENIMPGLAGRLAMLAGECAQHGAAEILARAGAAWHCPRCLEAQLLAERTTGWMAERAVALLSGATIPAKYVDQQFVASTPEQKEARRTVRMFRDFILKEQAWASLVMIGTTGTGKTLLACEMAQSLIKNASRSVRYITATGMIGEIQASYGREGKSEEGEILRFVQYDVLILDEIDAIRATGNAALLLTEIVNRRYNENKPMIAISNQPFADLARFVGDRVYSRLHENAFVAAFNWADARRGGIQQSADVHHLADAWRA from the coding sequence ATGGAACACATCGAGAACATCATGCCCGGCCTGGCTGGCCGTCTGGCGATGCTGGCGGGCGAGTGCGCGCAGCATGGCGCCGCGGAAATCCTGGCCCGCGCCGGCGCTGCATGGCACTGCCCGCGCTGTCTGGAAGCGCAGTTGCTGGCCGAGCGCACCACCGGTTGGATGGCCGAACGTGCCGTCGCGCTGCTGTCGGGCGCCACGATCCCGGCCAAATACGTCGACCAGCAGTTCGTCGCGAGCACGCCGGAGCAGAAGGAAGCCCGCCGCACCGTACGCATGTTCCGCGACTTCATCCTCAAGGAACAGGCCTGGGCGTCGCTCGTCATGATCGGCACCACCGGCACCGGCAAGACGCTACTGGCGTGCGAGATGGCGCAATCGCTCATTAAGAACGCCTCGCGTTCGGTCCGCTACATCACCGCCACCGGCATGATTGGCGAAATTCAGGCCAGCTATGGCCGCGAAGGGAAAAGCGAGGAAGGGGAAATTCTGCGCTTCGTGCAGTACGACGTACTGATCCTCGACGAGATCGACGCGATCCGCGCGACCGGCAACGCGGCGCTGCTGCTGACGGAGATCGTCAACCGCCGCTACAACGAGAACAAGCCGATGATCGCGATCAGCAACCAGCCGTTCGCCGACCTGGCGCGCTTCGTTGGCGACCGCGTGTATAGCCGGCTGCACGAAAACGCCTTCGTGGCCGCATTCAACTGGGCGGACGCTCGGCGCGGCGGCATCCAGCAGAGCGCGGACGTGCACCACCTGGCCGATGCGTGGCGCGCATGA